In a single window of the Pseudochaenichthys georgianus chromosome 16, fPseGeo1.2, whole genome shotgun sequence genome:
- the LOC117460985 gene encoding uncharacterized protein codes for MAAGSGAAGARSSNAGLEGSLDRRFQGVSNTMESIQGLSNWCIENKKHHSLIVRYWMKWLKKYDAIGTSEEEQSRTPGGGSVLSSTSERTSTRPQTPAEEESTPTPSAITTPQRVVLGKRKRGGDEHLAQQARHHEQSLAQVDRHWQLTMEAAARAREEEMALRREENAQTHAFNLAFLRTLGQVLGGSRRGPSPQEDEPPL; via the exons ATGGCGGCTGGTTCGGGGGCTGCTGGAGCCCGCAGCTCCAACGCTGGTCTGGAAGGGTCTTTGGACCGAAGGTTTCAAGGAGTTTCCAACACTATGGAGTCAATACAAGGACTTTCAAACTGGTGCATTGAAAACAAAAAGCACCACAGCCTGATCGTTCGTTACTGGATGAAGTGGCTCAAGAAAT atgatgcCATTGGGACTAGTGAGGAGGAACAGTCCCGAACACCGGGTGGTGGCAGTGTTCTGTCCTCAACATCAGAACGGACCTCAACTCGACCACAGACACCAGCCGAGGAGGAATCGACACCAAcgccgagtgccatcacgacaccgcagcgtgtggttctag gcaagaggaaacgaggaggagacgAGCACCTAGCACAGCAGGCACGGCACCATGAACAGAGCCTGGCCCAGGTGGATCGGCACTGGCAGCTGACCATGGAGGCTGCTGCCCGGGCGAGGGAGGAGGAAATggccttgagaagggaggagaaCGCTCAAACTCATGCGTTTAACCTAGCCTTCCTGCGCACTCTCGGCCAGGTTCTAGggggcagccgacgtggcccgtctcctcaGGAAGACGAACCACCTCTGTAA